The following coding sequences lie in one Methylotenera versatilis 301 genomic window:
- a CDS encoding helix-turn-helix domain-containing protein produces the protein MDIGEVAKASGLPASTLRYYEEKGLIKSYGRNGLRRLFHANVLERLALISLGRNAGFSLEEIYEMFTPDGPVINRMLLTEKANDLDQKIKEMTAMRDGLLHAAVCKAPNHFECPKFLRLLSIAGQNRVRQPSKLKKGLK, from the coding sequence TTGGTGAAGTTGCAAAAGCATCAGGGTTGCCGGCTTCAACCTTAAGATATTATGAAGAAAAAGGTCTAATCAAATCCTATGGTCGGAATGGCTTGCGCAGATTATTCCACGCAAATGTTTTAGAACGGCTGGCATTAATATCATTGGGACGTAATGCTGGATTTTCACTGGAGGAAATTTATGAGATGTTTACTCCAGACGGGCCTGTCATTAACCGAATGCTACTTACAGAAAAAGCCAATGACCTAGACCAAAAAATTAAGGAGATGACTGCTATGCGTGATGGGCTGCTACATGCTGCCGTATGCAAAGCTCCTAACCATTTTGAATGTCCAAAGTTTCTTCGGCTGCTTAGTATTGCTGGTCAAAATCGGGTTAGGCAGCCTAGTAAATTGAAGAAAGGTCTTAAATAA